One genomic segment of Sphaerodactylus townsendi isolate TG3544 linkage group LG07, MPM_Stown_v2.3, whole genome shotgun sequence includes these proteins:
- the NUDT12 gene encoding NAD-capped RNA hydrolase NUDT12, with protein sequence MADIQRNPKQQLISELHNFAAVGDKIQLTALLKHFPSLINETAKNGWTALMYAARNGHFETVQVLLEKGCDRAVTNKSNQSALDIAKFWGYKNIANLLTNLMEGQEPVNQLTSEAREHENYFCRTFLDRKSEKRIESKWLNLKQKQPTSVYILFSNLRPLAVSNEGDNSSNYPRVRLLKLCYEDVKEYLEQTETTTVIFLGVELGIESQVKGSILPTLNGNDPDEDEDELVAWFVLSIDSSAAEEFIQKHQDCYFVHPPMPALLQFSENEAGIVAQARSVLAWHSRYQFCPTCGSATKLEDGGYKKVCLKEDCSSHVGVHNTCYPRVDPVVIMPVIHPDGNHCLLGRKKRFHPGMYTCLAGFVEPGETIENAVRREVEEESGVKVGQVRYVSCQPWPMPSSLMIGCIAFAVSTEIKVDNIEIEDAQWFSREQVMEFLNKKNQSAFFVPPHQAIAHQLIKHWVGMNASL encoded by the exons ATGGCTGATATTCAAAGGAATCCCAAACAGCAATTGATTTCTGAGCTTCACAACTTTGCTGCTGTCGGAGACAAGATCCAGCTCACAGCACTGCTCAAACATTTCCCATCACTTATCAATGAAACTGCTAAGAATGGCTGGACAGCCTTGATGTATGCTGCTAGAAATGGGCACTTTGAGACTGTGCAAGTTCTTCTTGAAAAGGG GTGTGACAGGGCTGTGACCAATAAATCAAACCAAAGTGCACTGGACATTGCTAAATTCTGGGGCTATAAGAACATCGCTAACTTACTTACTAATTTGATGGAAGGGCAGGAGCCAGTGAACCAGTTAACCAGTGAAGCTAGAGAACATGAAAACTATTTTTGCAGGACATTTCTGGATAGAAAGAGTGAGAAGAGGATAGAATCTAAATGGCTGAACCTAAAACAGAAACAGCCAACTTCTGTGTACATTCTTTTTTCAAACTTAAGACCACTGGCTGTATCAAATGAAGGTGACAATAGTTCCAATTACCCAAGAGTTAGACTTCTAAAGCTTTGCTATGAGGATGTGAAGGAATACCTGGAACAGACTGAAACCACTACTGTGATCTTTCTTGGAGTAGAACTTGGAATAGAATCTCAGGTGAAAGGCAGCATCCTTCCAACTCTGAATGGGAACGATCCAGATGAAGACGAGGATGAACTAGTTGCTTGGTTTGTTCTCAGTATAGATTCTAGTGCTGCTGAGGAATTCATACAGAAGCATCAAGACTGCTATTTTGTTCATCCACCAATGCCAGCACTTCTGCAGTTCTCTGAAAATGAAGCTG GAATTGTAGCCCAGGCAAGATCTGTTCTAGCTTGGCATAGCCGATATCAGTTCTGCCCGACGTGTGGTAGTGCAACTAAATTAGAAGATGGAGGATACAAGAAAGTGTGCCTAAAAGAAGACTGCTCTAGCCACGTAGGAGTTCACAACACATGCTATCCAAGAGTTG ATCCTGTAGTGATAATGCCAGTGATTCATCCAGATGGTAACCACTGTCTTCTGGGAAGGAAAAAACGGTTTCATCCAGGCATGTATACTTGCCTTGCTGGATTTGTAGAGCCTG GGGAGACAATTGAAAATGCTGTTCGAAGAGAGGTAGAAGAGGAGAGTGGAGTTAAAGTGGGTCAGGTTCGCTATGTCTCTTGTCAGCCATGGCCAATGCCCTCCTCTCTGATGATTGGGTGCATAGCATTTGCAGTGTCTACAGAAATTAAAGTTGATAACATTGAAATAGAAGATGCCCAATGGTTCAGTAGAGAACAG GTTATGGAATTTCTCAATAAAAAGAACCAGAGTGCTTTTTTTGTTCCTCCACATCAAGCCATTGCCCATCAGCTGATAAAGCACTGGGTTGGAATGAATGCTAGCCTTTAA